One segment of Clavelina lepadiformis chromosome 2, kaClaLepa1.1, whole genome shotgun sequence DNA contains the following:
- the LOC143446067 gene encoding uncharacterized protein LOC143446067 isoform X1, producing the protein MKRSSRPRIVLFCCFFVAILLGSLFLVTLRNESFSQYQTVLEPRHFSLDKNKTESFRTFSDSRRKVITEEKLKNIFNENCGTSIEDFDVSIGNEILTMTEYKDNLARDFVAKNANPGKKSSVSPTLSSYENLPKPIPNTRLRNVKEVVDMKAMAENIENERKRRIALGDDDLLQIKEVVAEMENETVYKVPNLVHFIWFGCRRFRVDHYITLLGAFRYQNPKLILFHTDCEPVSEYWIVFKKIAGATLRVVKRSPPLTIWEIPIKIVEHRADVARLQISLEVGGIYLDTDSIVLRSVDSLRMDEMTLSESNVDSLANGIIFANRHSWFLQRWYWEYKYFVDAHWGKNSVLVPWAMWKLFPDKIKVVKKLICRPNWSELSYIFHELYDWHQNYILHLYARYLKTWDGKEERSLKELAVLNTTYGQIARHVIWGDERVRDITDWIVTCNISQILES; encoded by the exons ATGAAACGTAGCTCAAGACCCCGCATCgtcttattttgttgtttctttgttgcaattttgttGGGGTCACTCTTCCTGGTAACGCTGCGAAACGAATCTTTCAGTCAATATCAAACGGTTTTGGAACCCCGACACTTTTCCTTGGATAAAAACAAGACGGAAAGTTTCCGAACTTTTAGCGACAGCAGAAGAAAAGTTATCACTGAGGAAAAATTGaagaatatttttaatgaaaactgCGGCACAAGCATCGAAGATTTTGATGTCAGCATCGGAAATGAGATATTAACAATGACAGAGTACAAAGACAATTTAGCCCGGGATTTTGTCGCAAAGAACGCCAACCCCGGCAAGAAAAGCTCAGTGTCACCAACCTTGAGTTCTTATGAG AATCTCCCGAAACCGATCCCGAACACTCGACTGCGTAACGTGAAAGAAGTTGTGGATATGAAAGCGATGGCAGAAAACATCGAGAATGAACGGAAGCGAAGAATCGCGCTCGGCGACGACGATCTACTGCAG ATAAAAGAAGTGGTCGCCGAAATGGAAAACGAGACAGTATATAAGGTTCCCAACTTGGTTCATTTTATTTGGTTTGGATGCAGAAGATTTCGGGTCGATCATTACATCAC CCTGCTAGGAGCTTTCAGATACCAGAATCCTAAACTTATTCTTTTCCACACTGACTGTGAACCAGTGAGCGAGTActggattgtttttaaaaaaattgccgGGGCAACACTGCGTGTCGTCAAACGCTCGCCTCCGTTGACGATTTGGGAAATTCCTATTAAG ATTGTTGAGCATCGGGCTGATGTGGCGAGGCTTCAAATAAGCCTTGAAGTCGGTGGAATATATCTGGACACAGACAGCATAGTACTGCGTAGTGTCGATTCACTACGAATGGACGAAATGACTTTGAGTGAATCAAATGTCGACTCTTTAG CTAATGGCATAATTTTCGCCAACCGTCATTCTTGGTTCCTCCAACGGTGGTACTGGGAGTACAAATACTTCGTTGACGCACA ttgGGGCAAAAACTCCGTTCTTGTTCCCTGGGCGATGTGGAAGTTATTCCCGGACAAGATTAAGGTTGTGAAGAAACTGATTTGTCGACCGAACTGGAGTGAACTTTCTTATATTTTCCACGAGCTATACGACTGGCATCAGAACTATATTCTTCATCTATATGCCAG atatttgaaaacttgggACGGCAAAGAAGAAAGAAGTTTGAAGGAACTGGCAGTTCTAAACACGACCTACGGACAAATCGCGCGCCACGTCATTTGGGGTGATGAACGTGTACGTGACATCACCGATTGGATCGTGACGTGTAATATAAGTCAAATACTTGAAAGTTGA
- the LOC143446067 gene encoding uncharacterized protein LOC143446067 isoform X2 — protein MKRSSRPRIVLFCCFFVAILLGSLFLVTLRNESFSQYQTVLEPRHFSLDKNKTESFRTFSDSRRKVITEEKLKNIFNENCGTSIEDFDVSIGNEILTMTEYKDNLARDFVAKNANPGKKSSVSPTLSSYENLPKPIPNTRLRNVKEVVDMKAMAENIENERKRRIALGDDDLLQIVEHRADVARLQISLEVGGIYLDTDSIVLRSVDSLRMDEMTLSESNVDSLANGIIFANRHSWFLQRWYWEYKYFVDAHWGKNSVLVPWAMWKLFPDKIKVVKKLICRPNWSELSYIFHELYDWHQNYILHLYARYLKTWDGKEERSLKELAVLNTTYGQIARHVIWGDERVRDITDWIVTCNISQILES, from the exons ATGAAACGTAGCTCAAGACCCCGCATCgtcttattttgttgtttctttgttgcaattttgttGGGGTCACTCTTCCTGGTAACGCTGCGAAACGAATCTTTCAGTCAATATCAAACGGTTTTGGAACCCCGACACTTTTCCTTGGATAAAAACAAGACGGAAAGTTTCCGAACTTTTAGCGACAGCAGAAGAAAAGTTATCACTGAGGAAAAATTGaagaatatttttaatgaaaactgCGGCACAAGCATCGAAGATTTTGATGTCAGCATCGGAAATGAGATATTAACAATGACAGAGTACAAAGACAATTTAGCCCGGGATTTTGTCGCAAAGAACGCCAACCCCGGCAAGAAAAGCTCAGTGTCACCAACCTTGAGTTCTTATGAG AATCTCCCGAAACCGATCCCGAACACTCGACTGCGTAACGTGAAAGAAGTTGTGGATATGAAAGCGATGGCAGAAAACATCGAGAATGAACGGAAGCGAAGAATCGCGCTCGGCGACGACGATCTACTGCAG ATTGTTGAGCATCGGGCTGATGTGGCGAGGCTTCAAATAAGCCTTGAAGTCGGTGGAATATATCTGGACACAGACAGCATAGTACTGCGTAGTGTCGATTCACTACGAATGGACGAAATGACTTTGAGTGAATCAAATGTCGACTCTTTAG CTAATGGCATAATTTTCGCCAACCGTCATTCTTGGTTCCTCCAACGGTGGTACTGGGAGTACAAATACTTCGTTGACGCACA ttgGGGCAAAAACTCCGTTCTTGTTCCCTGGGCGATGTGGAAGTTATTCCCGGACAAGATTAAGGTTGTGAAGAAACTGATTTGTCGACCGAACTGGAGTGAACTTTCTTATATTTTCCACGAGCTATACGACTGGCATCAGAACTATATTCTTCATCTATATGCCAG atatttgaaaacttgggACGGCAAAGAAGAAAGAAGTTTGAAGGAACTGGCAGTTCTAAACACGACCTACGGACAAATCGCGCGCCACGTCATTTGGGGTGATGAACGTGTACGTGACATCACCGATTGGATCGTGACGTGTAATATAAGTCAAATACTTGAAAGTTGA